A genomic segment from Leptolyngbya boryana PCC 6306 encodes:
- a CDS encoding 2Fe-2S iron-sulfur cluster-binding protein, with amino-acid sequence MATYTVEISHQGQIYTIEVPDDRTILSVANDDKGLNLPVSCTAGVCTTCAALITEGTVDQTDGMGVSPDLQAQGYALLCVSYPRSNIKLETEKEETVYKKQFGQQG; translated from the coding sequence ATGGCTACTTATACTGTCGAAATTTCACATCAAGGTCAGATCTACACGATCGAAGTGCCCGACGATCGCACGATTCTCAGTGTTGCGAATGACGATAAAGGTTTGAATCTCCCTGTATCTTGTACAGCGGGTGTTTGTACGACCTGTGCTGCGTTGATTACAGAAGGCACAGTCGATCAAACAGACGGGATGGGTGTAAGCCCCGATTTACAAGCGCAAGGATATGCGCTGCTTTGTGTCTCGTATCCGCGATCGAATATCAAACTCGAAACCGAAAAAGAAGAAACCGTTTACAAAAAGCAATTCGGACAGCAAGGATGA
- a CDS encoding DUF3326 domain-containing protein, with product MNKPSFTVGLIVPTGIGAAIGGYAGDAMPVARAISEVADCLITHPNVLNGAQLYWNLPNALYVEGYGLDQFAAGHWGLLPTTSNRIGLILDQAIEPDLKLRHLQVADAARATLGLNILDYVVTDQPLNVELRTAKSGATWGTIEHPDSLLRAAEKLIQAGADAIAVVARFPDDTGSEALQNYRHGQGVDPLSGAEAVISHLIVRTFHVPCAHAPALSALPLDPDLSPRSAAEELGHTFLPCVLVGLSRAPRFTEFPKAHAIWADQMNALVIPASACGGSAILHLSQTRTRIIAVQENQTKLNVSAEALGIRATIVKSYLEAIGILICDRAGINPTALSPEIAALKRFDQSIRGSQLTGI from the coding sequence GTGAATAAACCATCATTTACGGTTGGGCTGATTGTTCCAACTGGGATTGGAGCTGCAATCGGCGGATATGCAGGGGATGCAATGCCTGTCGCGCGCGCGATCTCGGAAGTTGCAGATTGTTTGATCACGCACCCCAATGTTCTCAACGGCGCACAACTCTACTGGAATCTACCGAATGCACTTTATGTAGAAGGCTATGGGTTAGATCAGTTCGCTGCTGGACATTGGGGACTGTTACCCACTACCTCGAATCGGATTGGCTTGATTTTGGATCAAGCTATCGAACCTGATCTGAAACTAAGGCATTTACAAGTTGCGGATGCTGCAAGAGCCACATTAGGACTAAATATTTTGGACTATGTGGTCACAGATCAGCCTTTGAATGTTGAACTAAGAACGGCAAAGTCTGGCGCGACCTGGGGCACGATCGAGCATCCTGATAGCTTATTGAGAGCAGCTGAGAAACTCATTCAGGCTGGAGCCGATGCGATCGCAGTTGTCGCTCGATTTCCTGACGATACAGGTAGTGAAGCATTGCAGAACTATCGACATGGGCAAGGTGTAGATCCGCTATCTGGAGCAGAAGCGGTGATCAGTCATCTCATTGTGCGCACATTTCATGTACCTTGTGCACACGCGCCTGCTTTGTCTGCGTTACCCCTTGATCCCGATCTCTCTCCGCGATCGGCAGCGGAAGAATTAGGACATACTTTCTTACCTTGTGTCTTAGTCGGTTTGAGTCGTGCGCCACGATTTACAGAATTTCCTAAGGCTCATGCAATTTGGGCGGATCAAATGAATGCTTTAGTGATTCCTGCTTCTGCCTGCGGAGGGAGTGCAATCTTGCATCTCAGTCAGACACGCACGCGAATTATTGCCGTGCAAGAGAACCAGACAAAGCTTAATGTTTCCGCAGAAGCTTTGGGAATTCGCGCAACAATCGTCAAATCTTATTTAGAAGCGATCGGGATTTTGATCTGCGATCGTGCAGGGATCAACCCGACAGCGTTAAGTCCAGAAATCGCTGCTCTCAAACGGTTCGATCAATCGATTCGGGGATCGCAACTTACAGGAATTTAG
- a CDS encoding CPBP family intramembrane glutamic endopeptidase, whose product MAQQIPDTPEMQPLTRTQVLIAMGVTAVVLLVVSKIWLHFSQLSMLPVRFSVQALLEGLALGVGISIASAIVYRIWGEYRRSADQYLTMVIKPLLVPDLLWLGLLPGLSEELLFRGVMLPEFGLDELGVLLSSLCFGVLHMSNLKQWSYVVWASLVGIALGLSAVWTGNLLVPIVAHILTNLVSGATWKLSNRD is encoded by the coding sequence GTGGCACAACAAATTCCTGATACGCCGGAAATGCAGCCGCTAACTCGTACCCAAGTTCTCATTGCAATGGGGGTAACCGCGGTTGTTCTATTAGTTGTTTCTAAAATTTGGCTTCATTTTAGCCAGTTATCAATGTTGCCCGTTCGCTTCTCAGTTCAAGCCTTGCTTGAAGGACTAGCATTAGGCGTTGGCATCTCGATTGCTAGTGCGATCGTCTACCGGATTTGGGGAGAGTATCGCAGAAGTGCGGATCAATATCTCACGATGGTGATCAAACCCCTGCTCGTTCCTGATCTGCTTTGGCTTGGGTTACTTCCCGGGTTAAGTGAAGAACTCTTATTTCGAGGGGTCATGCTGCCAGAGTTTGGCTTAGATGAGCTTGGCGTTCTGTTATCAAGCCTCTGTTTTGGAGTCCTGCATATGAGCAATCTTAAACAATGGTCGTATGTCGTATGGGCATCCTTAGTCGGCATAGCATTAGGTCTGAGTGCCGTTTGGACAGGAAATCTCTTAGTCCCGATTGTGGCGCACATTCTGACGAATCTCGTTTCTGGCGCAACTTGGAAATTGAGCAACCGCGACTAA
- a CDS encoding sigma-70 family RNA polymerase sigma factor, which translates to MATKLPTDSFPVDSVVTEGDIDLSELESLENEDLSPEALAKSLRGKTSEYLGLSDDSVGMFLREMARYPLLTQAQEIELAREISKGGVIGERAKRKLVRANLRLVVSIAKKYLNRGVPFLDLIQEGAMGLMRAAEKFDYERGYKFSTYAYWWIRQGITRAIASQSRTVRLPVHMVEKLNQVRKVRQMLSQELGRKPTKQELAGALDMEEDKLEQVLDVSQRTLSLHAWVGRDEDTELMQLIEDADNVAPNDNLDHKLLVDRLNSVLDHLSDREREIIKLRFGLTDGQHYTLSEIGQIYDLSRERVRQIQAKAMRKLRHPRRQALLKDWM; encoded by the coding sequence ATGGCAACTAAATTACCCACTGACTCCTTTCCGGTTGACTCAGTTGTAACTGAGGGCGATATCGATCTTTCCGAACTCGAGTCTCTCGAAAATGAAGATCTTTCACCCGAAGCTTTGGCGAAATCGCTGCGTGGTAAAACCAGCGAATATTTAGGTCTATCAGATGACTCGGTTGGAATGTTCCTGAGAGAGATGGCACGCTACCCCCTTTTAACTCAGGCACAAGAGATTGAGCTCGCTAGAGAAATTTCAAAAGGTGGAGTCATAGGAGAGCGAGCAAAGCGGAAGTTAGTCCGGGCAAATTTGCGCTTAGTTGTTTCGATCGCGAAAAAGTACCTGAATCGGGGCGTACCTTTCTTAGATCTAATTCAAGAAGGGGCGATGGGTCTGATGAGGGCTGCTGAAAAGTTCGATTACGAACGGGGTTATAAGTTCTCAACCTATGCCTACTGGTGGATTCGTCAAGGGATCACCCGTGCTATTGCGTCTCAATCGAGAACAGTGCGCTTACCCGTACACATGGTTGAAAAGCTCAATCAGGTTCGTAAAGTTCGGCAAATGCTTTCTCAAGAACTCGGTCGCAAGCCGACCAAGCAAGAGTTAGCAGGTGCGCTGGATATGGAGGAAGATAAGTTAGAGCAGGTTCTAGACGTGAGCCAGCGTACTTTATCGCTTCATGCTTGGGTGGGACGCGATGAAGATACTGAATTAATGCAACTGATCGAAGATGCAGATAATGTTGCACCCAACGATAATCTGGATCACAAATTATTAGTCGATCGCCTCAACTCCGTGTTGGATCATTTGAGCGATCGTGAGCGTGAAATTATTAAGTTGCGATTTGGTTTAACGGATGGTCAGCACTACACCCTGAGCGAAATCGGTCAGATCTATGATTTATCCCGCGAGCGTGTGCGCCAAATTCAAGCGAAAGCGATGAGAAAGCTACGTCACCCTCGTCGTCAAGCCTTATTGAAAGATTGGATGTAA
- a CDS encoding response regulator — protein sequence MLSSECKVLRVLIVDDHELTRFSLKLAMQRQAGIELVGLASNGREAVEMADRHCPDVIVLDLQMPIMDGLSASTQIKSVHPQIKILAYSSLEDPQTEVMLQTAKVDAFCNKETAVQDLIAIVNQLGQEAEHKKSHS from the coding sequence ATGCTGTCTAGTGAGTGCAAAGTGTTGCGTGTTTTAATTGTCGATGATCATGAACTAACCCGATTTAGCTTGAAGTTAGCAATGCAGCGTCAAGCGGGAATCGAGTTAGTAGGTTTAGCGAGCAATGGGCGAGAAGCTGTGGAAATGGCGGATCGGCATTGCCCCGATGTGATCGTTCTGGATCTACAAATGCCTATCATGGATGGGCTGAGTGCTTCAACTCAGATTAAGAGCGTGCATCCCCAGATTAAGATTTTGGCGTATTCGTCGTTAGAAGATCCTCAGACTGAGGTGATGCTGCAGACGGCAAAAGTGGATGCGTTTTGTAATAAAGAGACGGCAGTGCAGGATTTGATTGCGATAGTCAATCAATTGGGGCAAGAAGCGGAACACAAGAAAAGTCACTCTTAA
- a CDS encoding DUF2808 domain-containing protein — translation MKSQFAAIVFSLLSLTLPAQAVQVRGTTYFVSPPRLVGASTTQNHVYAWSATYYFTLEIPDNSGEPLQRVTIAQDDGVDRVRFNLKETEAFDGDRRSRTKLGLGEVTLDEKTKAVTVNFNPPIPAGKRVTIALAPERNPAYGGVYLFGVTAFPTGDPAYGQFLGFGRISIYDNRFDSFFFRPRFRH, via the coding sequence ATGAAAAGCCAATTCGCTGCAATTGTCTTCAGTCTTTTGAGCTTGACGCTTCCCGCTCAAGCCGTACAAGTTCGAGGCACAACTTACTTTGTCTCCCCACCTCGGCTAGTCGGTGCATCCACCACTCAGAATCATGTCTATGCTTGGAGCGCAACCTACTACTTTACGTTAGAGATTCCAGACAATTCGGGCGAACCCCTGCAACGAGTGACGATCGCTCAAGACGATGGAGTTGATCGGGTTCGGTTCAATCTAAAGGAAACAGAAGCCTTCGACGGCGATCGGCGATCGCGCACTAAACTTGGACTCGGTGAAGTTACGCTTGACGAGAAAACCAAAGCCGTAACTGTTAACTTCAATCCACCAATTCCGGCTGGAAAACGAGTGACGATCGCACTTGCACCAGAGCGCAACCCAGCTTACGGAGGAGTCTACCTGTTTGGAGTCACTGCCTTTCCCACAGGCGATCCAGCCTATGGACAATTTCTAGGATTTGGGCGCATCTCAATTTACGACAATCGCTTTGATTCGTTCTTTTTCCGTCCTCGATTTCGGCATTAG
- a CDS encoding DUF4149 domain-containing protein — MTVASKVSSNFVNWRKILILTLAFWISSSVLLDLVVLPSLFAAGMMSQPDFATAGYGIFWIFNRLELLCAASVLTSVLVQQQSEKTLTSIVLAGVLFAIAITCTYLLSPQMSALGLNLNLFAPAQVPTGMDQLHIGYWMLESCKLLAGGWLLKREF, encoded by the coding sequence ATGACTGTCGCTTCAAAAGTCAGTTCCAATTTTGTAAATTGGCGAAAGATTTTGATCCTCACCTTGGCATTTTGGATCAGCAGTAGTGTGTTGCTTGATTTGGTAGTTCTGCCAAGTCTATTTGCAGCTGGAATGATGTCGCAGCCTGATTTTGCAACGGCTGGATATGGAATTTTCTGGATATTTAATCGCTTAGAATTGCTTTGTGCTGCTTCGGTTTTGACGAGTGTTTTAGTCCAGCAGCAGTCTGAGAAGACTTTAACTTCGATCGTATTAGCTGGAGTGTTGTTTGCGATCGCGATAACTTGCACTTATTTGCTGTCGCCTCAGATGAGTGCGCTCGGCTTGAATCTGAATCTCTTTGCGCCTGCGCAAGTTCCAACGGGAATGGATCAGCTTCACATCGGCTATTGGATGCTTGAATCGTGCAAGCTACTTGCAGGGGGATGGCTGCTGAAACGTGAATTTTAG
- a CDS encoding TMEM165/GDT1 family protein: protein MDWQLMGISFVTVFLAELGDKSQLAAIALSSNSNNSPKAIFLGTVAALVLASFIGVILGEGTAQLLPTKWTKIIAAIGFLILAVRLLWFSNCEEEA from the coding sequence ATGGACTGGCAATTAATGGGCATTAGTTTTGTCACTGTCTTTTTAGCAGAGCTAGGCGATAAAAGTCAGCTTGCCGCGATCGCGCTCAGCAGCAACAGCAATAACTCTCCCAAAGCAATTTTTCTTGGAACTGTAGCGGCGTTAGTTTTAGCCAGTTTTATTGGTGTGATTCTTGGAGAAGGAACCGCACAGCTTTTGCCGACAAAATGGACAAAAATTATTGCAGCGATCGGGTTTTTGATCCTAGCCGTACGACTCCTTTGGTTTAGCAACTGCGAAGAAGAAGCGTAA
- a CDS encoding TMEM165/GDT1 family protein, with product MPSPDLPTLETQEVIILEKTQPSLKANFLSAFGSTFITIFLAELGDKTQLATLLMSAQSHHPWIVFAGAATALVATSLVGVLVGRWLCQNVSPKTLEKATGGILLLVAALLVVDVMGM from the coding sequence ATGCCTTCTCCTGACCTCCCCACCCTTGAAACACAAGAAGTCATCATTCTTGAAAAGACCCAGCCTAGCCTGAAGGCGAATTTTCTGAGCGCCTTCGGTTCCACTTTCATCACGATCTTCTTAGCCGAGTTAGGCGATAAGACCCAACTGGCAACCTTGCTGATGAGCGCTCAATCTCATCATCCTTGGATCGTGTTTGCGGGCGCTGCGACTGCGCTCGTGGCAACCAGCTTAGTCGGCGTTCTGGTCGGGCGTTGGCTCTGTCAAAACGTTTCTCCAAAAACCTTGGAAAAAGCAACCGGTGGAATTCTCTTATTAGTTGCAGCGCTGTTAGTTGTCGATGTCATGGGGATGTAA
- a CDS encoding YkgJ family cysteine cluster protein: MATWRCVKYCGACCNLDPSDRPELETYLNPEQLHLYLSMVGEDGWCVNFNQTTRECEIYDTRPSFCRVTPETFQEMFGIEPEELNEFAIDCCREQIEAVYGDRSLESLKFEREIGL, encoded by the coding sequence ATGGCAACTTGGCGGTGCGTAAAATATTGTGGAGCTTGCTGCAACCTCGATCCGAGCGATCGACCAGAGTTAGAAACCTATCTCAATCCCGAACAACTCCATCTGTATCTCAGCATGGTCGGTGAAGACGGCTGGTGTGTGAATTTCAACCAAACGACTCGCGAATGCGAAATTTATGACACTCGACCGAGCTTTTGCCGCGTCACGCCGGAAACCTTTCAGGAGATGTTTGGCATTGAGCCAGAAGAATTAAACGAGTTCGCGATCGACTGCTGTCGCGAACAGATCGAAGCCGTTTATGGCGATCGCAGTTTGGAGTCGTTGAAATTTGAGCGAGAAATTGGACTCTAG
- the ppk1 gene encoding polyphosphate kinase 1 yields the protein MRRRKQATVEINLNDPQYYLNRELSWIEFNSRVLHEAFDPRTPLLERLKFLAIFSSNLDEYFMVRIGALKEQIEAQVRKLSPDGRTPQEQLNLINDRLRPLVAKQHRHFEEALRPQLSAQGVYLLDYIDLNQEQRAYLHQYFEEKVFPVLTPLAIDPGHPFPYISNLSLNLAVVIKDPVDDEELYARVKVPKVLPRFIPLPIETQDLPTSIAKSRATVWAGVPLEQVIAHNLEALFPGMNIQEYHPFRITRNADLEVEEDEADDLMSAIEEELRKRRFGGSAVRLEVNPSMPEQLRSMLIEEMEISSEDVYEIEGLLCLRDLFMFGGLPLPELKDPPWSPITHPKLKRVNEVPVQEALTHDENFFSVMRKQDLLVHHPYHSFSRSVQRFIEEAAHDPNVLAIKMTLYRTSGDSPIVQALIAAAENGVQVAALVELKARFDEENNINWAKKLESAGVHVVYGLVGLKTHTKLVLVVRREEDRIKRYVHIGTGNYNPKTARLYTDLGVFSCREELGADLTDLFNYLTGYSRQQSYRRLLVAPVNLRDRMLAYIEREIEHQQNGGQGRIVAKMNALVDPRLIMALYEASQAGVQIDLIVRGICCLRPGLPEISENIRVISIVGRFLEHARIFYFNNNGEPEVFIGSADWMPRNLDRRVEAVVPVEEPSLAQDLQEILGIMLADNRHAWDLQSDGKYVQRKPQADQAEQSSQQTFMDMAQKQS from the coding sequence ATGCGACGGCGTAAGCAAGCGACGGTGGAAATTAATCTCAATGATCCGCAGTACTATCTGAATCGAGAGTTGAGTTGGATTGAGTTTAATAGCCGAGTTCTTCATGAAGCATTTGATCCACGCACGCCTTTACTTGAGCGCTTAAAGTTTTTAGCGATTTTTAGCTCGAACTTAGATGAGTATTTCATGGTACGCATCGGAGCACTCAAAGAGCAAATTGAAGCTCAGGTAAGAAAGCTGAGTCCAGATGGTCGCACGCCTCAAGAACAGTTAAATTTAATCAACGATCGCTTACGTCCCCTTGTTGCAAAACAGCATCGTCATTTTGAAGAAGCACTGCGCCCGCAGCTTTCAGCACAAGGCGTTTATCTACTGGACTATATCGATCTTAACCAAGAACAACGAGCATACTTACATCAATACTTTGAGGAAAAAGTTTTTCCAGTTCTGACTCCGTTAGCGATCGATCCTGGACATCCTTTTCCTTACATTTCCAATCTCAGTCTCAACTTAGCGGTTGTGATCAAAGACCCGGTAGACGACGAGGAACTGTATGCACGGGTAAAAGTTCCGAAAGTTTTGCCACGATTTATTCCTTTGCCGATCGAGACGCAAGATCTGCCAACGTCGATCGCAAAAAGTCGGGCAACCGTCTGGGCAGGTGTGCCGCTCGAGCAAGTCATTGCTCACAATCTAGAGGCATTATTTCCTGGCATGAACATTCAGGAATATCATCCCTTCCGAATCACGCGCAATGCCGATTTAGAAGTCGAAGAAGATGAAGCCGATGATTTGATGTCCGCGATCGAAGAAGAATTGAGAAAGCGGCGATTCGGTGGTTCTGCCGTGCGCCTTGAAGTCAATCCATCGATGCCCGAACAATTGCGATCGATGCTGATCGAAGAGATGGAGATTTCTTCAGAAGATGTTTACGAAATCGAGGGTCTACTCTGTCTGCGCGATCTGTTTATGTTTGGAGGATTACCGCTTCCAGAGCTAAAAGATCCCCCCTGGAGTCCGATTACACATCCGAAGCTCAAAAGAGTTAATGAAGTCCCTGTGCAAGAAGCTTTAACGCATGATGAGAACTTCTTTTCAGTCATGCGAAAGCAGGATTTACTGGTACATCACCCGTATCATTCCTTTTCTCGCAGTGTGCAGCGATTTATTGAAGAAGCAGCCCACGATCCGAATGTGCTGGCAATCAAGATGACCCTATATCGAACTTCAGGGGATTCTCCGATCGTTCAAGCATTAATTGCAGCCGCAGAGAATGGCGTTCAAGTTGCCGCTTTAGTTGAACTCAAAGCTCGATTTGACGAAGAAAATAACATCAACTGGGCGAAAAAGTTAGAAAGCGCCGGGGTTCACGTTGTTTATGGGTTAGTCGGGCTAAAAACTCATACGAAGCTTGTCTTAGTCGTTCGACGTGAAGAAGACCGAATTAAAAGATATGTGCATATTGGCACAGGTAACTATAATCCGAAGACAGCTCGCCTTTATACCGATTTAGGGGTTTTTAGTTGTCGAGAGGAGCTAGGCGCTGATTTAACGGATCTCTTTAACTATTTGACCGGATATTCACGGCAGCAGTCTTATCGCAGATTATTGGTTGCGCCTGTGAATTTGCGCGATCGTATGTTGGCATATATCGAGCGTGAAATTGAGCATCAACAGAACGGCGGTCAAGGTCGAATTGTTGCCAAGATGAATGCTTTGGTTGATCCGCGCTTGATTATGGCATTGTATGAGGCTTCGCAAGCGGGGGTTCAAATTGATTTGATTGTGCGGGGAATTTGCTGTCTGCGCCCCGGATTGCCCGAGATTAGTGAGAATATCCGCGTCATCAGCATTGTGGGACGCTTTCTCGAACATGCGCGCATTTTCTATTTCAACAACAATGGTGAGCCAGAGGTCTTTATTGGCAGTGCCGACTGGATGCCGAGAAATCTCGATCGCCGAGTAGAAGCGGTTGTCCCTGTCGAAGAACCGAGTCTGGCTCAAGATTTGCAAGAAATTTTAGGCATTATGCTGGCAGATAACCGTCACGCCTGGGATTTGCAGTCGGATGGTAAATATGTCCAGCGCAAACCCCAAGCGGATCAAGCTGAGCAGAGTTCGCAGCAAACTTTTATGGACATGGCACAGAAACAAAGTTGA
- a CDS encoding DUF427 domain-containing protein, translating into MMRPTPIPPEPGQESVWDYPRPPRLEPVEKQIQIIFNGVTIVDTHHAMRVLETSHPPTYYIPPEDIQQQYLLPSARTTFCEWKGAGSYYSVKVGEKSAIDVAWYYSNPTPNFAAIQNYVAFYAAPMDGCYVNGEKVIPQPGQFYGGWITKDIVGPFKGDMGSWGW; encoded by the coding sequence ATGATGCGACCGACTCCAATACCACCCGAACCTGGACAGGAATCTGTCTGGGATTATCCGCGCCCACCGAGATTAGAGCCTGTTGAGAAACAGATTCAGATTATTTTTAATGGCGTGACGATCGTCGATACGCATCACGCGATGCGAGTGTTAGAGACAAGCCATCCTCCGACTTACTACATTCCACCAGAAGACATTCAGCAACAGTACTTACTGCCCTCGGCTCGCACCACATTCTGCGAATGGAAAGGGGCAGGCAGTTATTACAGTGTCAAAGTGGGAGAAAAAAGCGCGATCGATGTCGCTTGGTACTACAGCAATCCGACTCCAAACTTTGCAGCGATTCAGAACTATGTCGCGTTCTATGCAGCTCCGATGGATGGATGCTATGTGAATGGAGAAAAGGTGATTCCGCAGCCAGGACAGTTTTATGGAGGCTGGATTACAAAAGATATCGTAGGCCCATTTAAGGGTGATATGGGATCTTGGGGGTGGTAG